The genomic DNA GGTAAGGTTCTGAGGTATAGGAGGGCGGTGCTGTGGTGAAGTTGATGTTGCAGGTGATGGTTGGTGAATAGGGACATGGAGGAGAGACAAATGGTGGTGGaataatgtaaaatataatACAGTGTGGAGagaatataataaagagtgcagTCTTTCTtcaatctaatggttaaaaacaCTTTTCCCATGTTGGGAAGGTTttcacctttcccatgtgaaaatTGAAATGCCACCGGTTTCCAATTATAAGCTTCTCTTAGTAAGGGTTTGTTTTGGCGGATACTCGAAAGCAGGCATGCATCAAGAGTCAGGCTTAAATTTGTAGCTTGTAAAGCTGCGACAATATTGGCATTGAAACACGAGATTGAGTAACTTTACAcagttttttttagtgaaatcAGCATCGAAGTGATGTCGAGTAATTGGACATAGAACCAAACAACCTATAATACTTTTTCACGTATTCATTTTGTGAGAACTTTGCTGAAATACTTTTTGTTGTTAGTATATCttactttaaaaaatagtttaggtGATGATTTTTCTATCAATGGGACTTAAGAATGGGAATAGGCCACTTGACTTTGATAGGTTTGAGTTTGACTTacgaattttttttcaagtccAAGTCTGACTTATGACTTTTCGTAGACCTATTTTGTTGACTTTGTCTAACCTATTTAAAAGTCTTGTCtaaaaatttactattatttACAGACCTATTTcatatttaatcattaaatagttcattttatctacttttaaatatgtgaaatcGATCTTAAAATCTATTTCACTATAAGATTTGTCTATTACTATAAAGCTTATTTACAGACCTATTTcatatttaatcattaaatagttcattttatctacttttaaatatgtgaaatcGATCTTAAAATCTATTTCACTATAAGATTTGTCTATTACTATAAAGCCAAAGCCTATTTAAAATGTACATTATTagtgttgatttttttattttttgtttaatataaaaaataagttttaataaTATGCATAAGTATATCAGATTTGTGggctttttttttatctaaaccGGTCAAGTTGTAAGCCTCTATAAACCGTCGTGACCTATTCCCAATCCTGATGTCTCTTTTTTCTATTGAGGCTCGTGCAAAATATACTCTTTCCAGAACTTATTCGGGGACTTTTCATTATTTGAAGTTTAATGTTAGTATTGTTTGCTATTATTTGTGTATGTCTAATAGCATTGTGAAACTTGCTCAGTGATTTGGTGGTCTTCGTTCGAGTCTTAAATTGCAATGTGAATGTTGCATGCCCTTTAGAGGGCTGTGTGGTATATTTAAAAATCTTTATATGTCATATATTTCTTCAACGAGAAACTAGTCATGGTTAATGTTTTCGTGTGATTAACAAACAAGTATAGAATTTACTTATATaccaaaccaaacatatatccattgattgatttatttatccacaataacaacattaaaaggaaataattttacaaaattagaaCCTTGAGTAATTAATAAGAGTGACAGTCACACATGAGATGGATCAACACCAACAGACTTAAGAGTCTCAGCACGAGGTTGATAAGCAAAAGCATCTCTGTGAATCGGACTAGAAACTTGGTTATGATCAGGATAACTACGTTCCTGAACATGTGCAATTTTCCTAAAGAATGAACTCTTAAAGAATCTATCAGATTCCTCCATAACATGATCGGGTTCCACTACTTCAGGAACAGTCTCTCTCCTTTGTTTCTTCACACGCACGGTTGGATTATTCCTTAGGTTTTGCCACGCTGTGTGGATACCCAACATTGTTGACAAAGCTATCATTCCAACAGCAACGTAAATTGGTACGAAGTCTTGTTTTGTTGACTTGGAAGATGCTTTCCCATGTTGTTGTCCGTGATGAATGTGTCCATAATCAGATGCTGGTGGAGCATATGCTTTCATTTTTGGTACAGTTGACGTTGTGTATGCCGATttacctcctcctcctcctccgaATCCATTTTTGATCAGTACCATCCAATTACCCATCTGCACCGTATAATCAAGGTGTTGTGTTAATTAAATTGCCAAAAATAGGAAGAAGAATTCATTCATTGaaaatatagaaatataaaaaaagaagataaaattgTACCGTAGGCTTCAACATGATTACAAATGAAATAGAGCCAAAGATTGGACAAACTATGCCTCTAAGTTGTTGAAATTAGTTACTTCTGCAAAATCTGAAAGTAAAGTAGTTTAGTTTATGTTCGTTGCTTAATCTAGTAGTGAGGTTGTTTTATAGTTCAGTTTGATGGATTATAAGCACTTGAATTAGTTTACGGAAAGTGATGTAAGTTAGTACAGTAGAGAAGGAAAGTTCGGGAGACACGTAGCAGAGTGTTGAAGCCACTGGACACTTGTCACTGTACTTGATTCACACGATAATCATAGAAACCTCTGGATATGCCACGCACTGTTTATAATCTGACATGTCAGTTGATGAACATATTTGTGCCATACTAAACTTAATTAATACTCCATGGTTTAtaatacaacataacaacaagGATAATATAGTAATTTGCTAAATAATGGCTTCTCAAAGGACAAATCTTCTTTCCATAAAAgctttgtttgataaaattaaacaataagTTACTTAATAGTTGAAAAACTATAATTGATGGCTGATAATTTATACCTAAAAAGTTACCTTAtcaaaattaaagtgtttgaCTTAGCATCTAAAAAAACCTATAAGCTAATGAAAAAAATTTCTTACCAAACAAGAGACATTTTTGATCTAAtaagtttataaatttaataagtTATAAATTACCAAACACAGCATGTATTCACCTTACTATTAAGCTGCGGTTAGCTAAATGGCTGGAACATTAGAACCAGCTAACATACATATTAACgtacatttttaatttatccCTTTCGGCTATCTAATTGcttaattttaatcatacatggtccttttagttttagataaaaaaaaaaattagggatcAAGAAGTTTGTCAAACAGATTTGAAATACGATAAACTTTCATacgtgaataaaaataatatagttcTAATGCTATGTTAAGACATACACCGTACATATTAACATAGTTAGAGAAGATTTAAGACGGATAAATTGAGACAGATGCTCAGACACAAGAGCTGATATTGTAGAAGCAAAACTCATAGTTCCTCTTAGTATAAGAAAAATTGGCTACATAGCGTCCTTGTTTGCTTGTTTCTAGCAACATAAATTTTGCCTAAAATCTATTCCTAAGACTGCGTGATAATTTTGAAGTTATGTTTGTTCCTAAGTATACATTAGTATtgccttttttctttcttataaaGAAGTAAGTGAAACAAAGTTTCAAATCTATCAACTAAGTCCCTCTTAGTACcccctaaaataaataaaatatataaagttatttttagtaCCGTCTCTGCTATAGCACCATTGGTATACCAAGTTTCAAAGTAACCAACAGGAACAGATACAACATGCATATATCAATTCTAGGTACTAGAAGTTATAAGGCTTGTCTTTATTAGACATTTAACTCTGTAGACTCATCGATGTATATTATGGAACTTGACTTTCCTGTACGTAGCAACCAATACAGTCCAAATTGTAAGTTCAAAGGCCTAAACAACTTCAGCATAATAGTATCTGAATTGGTAAAAGGGAAATTCCATCTGATGATAATGTTtaggaataaataaatttgtagtGTAGAAGACTGACAAGTTATTAAGTCAAGTAAATTCCCTGATTGTGAACATAGCCTTCAACTTGTGAAATATCATGattactcaaaataaaattgtttgtgtgtgtgtggcTTCTCAGTTAATTTACCATTTTGATACTGGAGGCATCACGTTAAAAATATAAGGGAAACGAAACTTAGCAGCAGATAAACGGGAATGGTGTAATAGTCCCAAGGTACTACTGCATAAAAGTCCCACATCGAATAATGAAGAAAGGAACTGAGTAGACACTGGATATAAAAGAAGATGCGAGGCCTCATTTTAATTCATACCTTTCTCGGCCTTTTGGCTAAGATCAAGTGTAGTATCTGTTCTTATCAGTTTAATATCTGATATGTGGCCCAATGGGTCATAcgatattaaattacttttttgaggGGGAGAGGCCACTTCAATAGCTTGCTATTGGGCTTCTTAAGTGTCGCTTATGTGTTGCACTATTGCATAAGCTTGGCGCACCCCACCAATActagttcaattttttatattacaatctagttttttcttttttctacgCCAAACACAGAAAATGATGGAAAAATTCTAATGTAAAACACTAGCCAAGTCTAAGCTTTCACATGACTGGAGAAGCCTCCACGGTTAGAATGCAATTCCAACTAGTATCGTTAGAAGAGCTCCATTTCTAAAGGTGAACCATGATTGAGTTTAGCTA from Medicago truncatula cultivar Jemalong A17 chromosome 8, MtrunA17r5.0-ANR, whole genome shotgun sequence includes the following:
- the LOC25501965 gene encoding uncharacterized protein, whose protein sequence is MLKPTMGNWMVLIKNGFGGGGGGKSAYTTSTVPKMKAYAPPASDYGHIHHGQQHGKASSKSTKQDFVPIYVAVGMIALSTMLGIHTAWQNLRNNPTVRVKKQRRETVPEVVEPDHVMEESDRFFKSSFFRKIAHVQERSYPDHNQVSSPIHRDAFAYQPRAETLKSVGVDPSHV